TTAAAATATAAATTAAAGCCTATATATTTTTTTATAAATCAAAATGCTTAATTAATTATAAAACAAAACTAATAAATAAAGAGGATAAAAAATGAAGAAACTTATAGTAATTATATTAGTTGTGTTTAGTTTGGGTGGAATGTATTATTTTTCAAGCCAAAATGCACAAATGTCAGGAAATCAATCACAGGAAGTAGTAAGAATTATAGATAAAATAAGAGATAAAGTTACCTTACAAGATGAAAAGCTTATAAAAATCCAGACTAATATATATGATAAATTAAAAAGATTTGGAAGTAAAAGCTATATTGTTAGAAAGATGGCTCATTTTAGTATATATGCATTAATAGGAACATCTTTATTATTATTTATATATGAGTTTTCTAAAAAGCTTGTACTATCATCATTAATAGCATTTTTACTTTCTATAACGTATGCATGTTATGATGAATATAGGCAATTATCTGTACCGGGAAGATCAGGAAGTATAAAAGATGTATTCATAGATTCATCAGGTGCTTTAACTGGTATAATTTTAACTTTTATAATAATATCAATAATAAAAATAATAGTATCTTTATTAAATAAGAAAGACTTATCGGAAGAAGAATTTAATAATTAATTAAAATATGTTATATTACTTCTTTCTACTTTATATAATTATTATATAAAGTAGAAAGAAGTGATAAAATGAGCTATTTAACTTATTTAAAAATACATCATTTTAAAAGTATAGAAGACTTAGAATTAAAAAAACTATCTAATATAAACATAATAGTAGGAGCAAATAACAGCGGAAAAACATCATTACTTGAAGCTGTGTCAATACTTGGAAATAAAGATAGTATAAAAAGTATCTTAAATAATGTATTCAAAAGAAGTTCTGATTACCCTTCAAGTTTTGAATTATTCTTAGACATATTCCCAAGAGAGCAAGATATAAACAAAAGTATAAAAATTGAATCAACTATAAAAGGATTAACTAGAGAGATTAATATAAATGGAAATATAGTAAAAGATATTGGTATAAATAGTGATATGGATAAGGCATTTTTAGGTAATATTAATGTGAAGGTAGAAGATGAAACAGTCATAGATAAAAATATATCTATAGAAGAAAATAAAGATATAAAATACCTTAATGACTATGACAT
The Romboutsia ilealis genome window above contains:
- a CDS encoding VanZ family protein, whose product is MKKLIVIILVVFSLGGMYYFSSQNAQMSGNQSQEVVRIIDKIRDKVTLQDEKLIKIQTNIYDKLKRFGSKSYIVRKMAHFSIYALIGTSLLLFIYEFSKKLVLSSLIAFLLSITYACYDEYRQLSVPGRSGSIKDVFIDSSGALTGIILTFIIISIIKIIVSLLNKKDLSEEEFNN